A region of Curvibacter sp. AEP1-3 DNA encodes the following proteins:
- a CDS encoding D-amino acid dehydrogenase: MKHIAIIGGGITGVTSAYTLAKAGYKVTLIEKNRYAGMETSYANGGQLSASNAEVWTHPSTLVKGLKWMFTKDAPLLMNPAPSWHKLSWMTEFVASIPKYRENTEATTRLAIAAREHLFAWAQAEGIDFDHQRKGILHIYRNKAGFEHAGKVSTMLAAGGLSRRTVTPEEMRAIEPTLQGTYYGGYYTESDSTGDIHKFTHGMSQACARLGVTTLYGHQVASASTDGTVATLELQHEGETETHRFDGVVICAGVHGRGIAAQLGDRLNIYPVKGYSITVALNDEASQQAAPWVSLLDDETKLVTSRLGADRFRVAGTAEYNGIDYDIRADRIRPLIAWVNQLFPGVNTRRCEPWAGLRPMMPNMMPRVGRGKRNNVFYNTGHGHLGWTLSAITAHQLAGHVHQQLPA, encoded by the coding sequence ATGAAACACATTGCCATCATTGGCGGCGGCATCACCGGCGTCACCAGCGCCTACACCCTGGCCAAGGCCGGCTACAAGGTCACCCTGATCGAGAAGAACCGCTACGCGGGCATGGAAACGTCCTATGCCAACGGCGGCCAGCTCTCGGCCTCGAACGCCGAGGTCTGGACCCACCCCAGCACACTCGTGAAGGGGCTGAAGTGGATGTTCACCAAGGACGCGCCCTTGCTCATGAACCCTGCCCCCAGCTGGCACAAGCTGAGCTGGATGACCGAGTTTGTGGCCTCCATCCCCAAATACCGCGAGAACACCGAAGCCACCACCCGCCTGGCCATTGCAGCACGCGAACACCTGTTTGCCTGGGCGCAGGCGGAGGGCATTGACTTCGACCACCAGCGCAAAGGCATCCTGCACATCTACCGTAACAAGGCAGGTTTTGAGCACGCGGGCAAGGTCTCCACCATGCTGGCAGCCGGTGGCCTCTCGCGCCGCACCGTCACACCTGAAGAAATGCGCGCCATCGAGCCCACCCTGCAAGGCACCTACTACGGTGGCTACTACACCGAGAGCGATTCCACCGGCGACATCCACAAGTTCACCCACGGCATGTCGCAAGCCTGCGCGCGCCTGGGCGTGACCACGCTTTACGGCCATCAGGTCGCAAGCGCCAGCACCGACGGCACAGTCGCGACGCTGGAGTTGCAACACGAGGGCGAAACTGAGACTCACCGGTTTGACGGCGTGGTGATCTGCGCCGGTGTGCACGGCCGTGGCATTGCCGCACAACTGGGCGACCGGCTGAACATTTATCCGGTCAAGGGCTACTCGATTACCGTGGCGCTGAACGACGAAGCCAGCCAACAAGCCGCCCCTTGGGTCAGCCTGCTGGACGACGAGACCAAGCTGGTCACCAGCCGTCTCGGGGCAGACCGCTTCCGCGTGGCGGGCACCGCCGAGTACAACGGCATTGACTACGACATCCGCGCTGACCGCATCCGCCCCCTGATCGCATGGGTCAACCAGCTCTTCCCTGGTGTGAACACCCGCCGCTGCGAACCCTGGGCCGGCCTGCGCCCCATGATGCCGAACATGATGCCCCGCGTCGGCCGCGGCAAGCGCAACAACGTGTTCTACAACACTGGCCACGGCCACTTGGGCTGGACGCTCTCGGCCATCACCGCCCACCAGTTGGCAGGGCATGTGCACCAGCAGCTGCCGGCCTGA
- the gcvP gene encoding aminomethyl-transferring glycine dehydrogenase encodes MSTSATTSTPTLAQLENASEFQARHIGIFADDEPVMLQAIGEKSRSDLIASIVPASIARKSAMAIPAAITEAAALAELKAVAGKNKVLKSFIGQGYYGTHTPGVILRNILENPAWYTAYTPYQAEISQGRMEALVNFQTMVCDLTGMPIANASMLDEATAAAEAMTLARRSVKAKGNVFVVAGDAHPQTIEVIQTRAAPLGITVKLANSQEEWDALIAGDDYFAVLEQYPSTSGRLGEEGEDVKTVHRKGGAYIVAADLLALTLLVPPGEWGAGDPTGAADIVVGTTQRFGMPLCNGGPHAAYMACRDEFKRSMPGRLVGVSIDTHGNPAYRLALQTREQHIRREKATSNICTAQVLPAVVASMYAVYHGPEGLKRIATRVATLTAILAKGLEQLGVNTGRPETFDTLCLKTDGATKSIAARALSAGVNVRIAWDDYICISLDETTTRDDVELLWSLFAQPGQTLPTVEALQAGAQPLIPAASRRTSAFLTHPVFNTHHSETGMLRYIRMLSDKDLALDRSMIPLGSCTMKLNATSEMIPITWPEFANIHPFAPADQREGYAELDAQLRAWLCAATGYAGISLQPNAGSQGEYAGLLVIKAYHEARGQGHRNICLIPSSAHGTNPASAMMVGMTVVVTKCDDNGNVDMADLQAKCEQHSANLAAVMITYPSTHGVFETSVKELCALVHQHGGRVYVDGANMNALVGTAAPGEFGGDVSHLNLHKTFCIPHGGGGPGVGPVCVVEDLVPYLPGHATGGVPGTGAVSAAPLGNAAVLPISWMYCRMMGPDGLQQATEVAILSANYISARLADHYPTLYASANGHVAHECILDLRHFKETCGVMAEDVAKRLMDYGFHAPTLSFPVPNTLMVEPTESETLAELDRFIDAMIAIRGEIAQVEGGVWPQDNNPLKHAPHTAASVIGAAWDRPYSREVGAFPVATLKAAKYWPTVGRVDNVYGDRNLFCSCVPVADYASA; translated from the coding sequence ATGTCCACTTCTGCTACAACCTCCACGCCCACCTTGGCCCAGCTGGAAAACGCCAGCGAATTCCAGGCCCGCCACATTGGCATCTTTGCGGATGACGAACCCGTCATGCTGCAAGCCATCGGCGAAAAGTCGCGCAGCGACCTGATTGCCAGCATCGTGCCCGCCAGCATCGCGCGCAAAAGCGCCATGGCGATTCCGGCGGCCATCACCGAGGCGGCTGCGCTGGCGGAGCTGAAGGCGGTTGCAGGCAAGAACAAGGTACTTAAAAGCTTCATCGGCCAGGGCTACTACGGCACCCACACGCCTGGCGTGATCCTGCGCAACATCCTGGAGAACCCCGCCTGGTACACCGCTTACACGCCCTACCAGGCCGAGATCAGCCAGGGCCGCATGGAAGCGCTGGTCAACTTCCAGACCATGGTGTGCGACCTGACCGGCATGCCGATTGCCAACGCCTCCATGCTCGACGAAGCCACAGCCGCCGCTGAGGCGATGACGCTGGCCCGCCGCTCGGTCAAGGCCAAAGGCAATGTGTTCGTGGTGGCGGGCGATGCGCACCCGCAAACCATTGAAGTCATCCAGACCCGCGCGGCACCACTGGGCATCACCGTCAAGCTGGCCAACTCCCAGGAGGAATGGGATGCACTGATTGCCGGCGACGACTACTTTGCCGTGCTGGAGCAATACCCCTCCACTAGCGGCCGCTTGGGCGAAGAAGGGGAGGATGTCAAAACCGTGCACCGCAAGGGCGGCGCCTACATCGTGGCAGCTGACCTGCTGGCGCTTACCCTGCTGGTGCCTCCCGGCGAATGGGGCGCGGGCGACCCCACAGGCGCGGCCGACATTGTGGTCGGCACCACCCAGCGCTTTGGCATGCCCCTGTGCAACGGCGGACCGCACGCCGCCTACATGGCCTGCCGTGACGAGTTCAAACGCTCCATGCCCGGCCGCTTGGTCGGTGTGAGTATTGATACCCACGGCAACCCCGCCTACCGCCTGGCCCTGCAAACCCGCGAGCAGCACATCCGCCGCGAAAAAGCCACCTCCAACATCTGCACCGCGCAGGTGCTGCCGGCAGTGGTGGCCAGCATGTACGCCGTGTACCACGGACCGGAAGGGCTCAAGCGCATCGCCACCCGCGTTGCCACCCTCACCGCCATTCTGGCCAAGGGCCTGGAGCAACTGGGCGTCAACACAGGCCGCCCCGAAACCTTCGACACCTTGTGCCTCAAGACCGATGGCGCTACCAAATCCATAGCTGCCCGCGCATTATCTGCGGGCGTGAACGTGCGAATTGCTTGGGATGACTACATCTGCATCTCGCTGGATGAGACCACCACCCGCGACGATGTAGAACTGCTGTGGAGCCTTTTCGCGCAGCCGGGTCAGACGTTGCCTACGGTCGAAGCACTCCAGGCCGGCGCACAGCCGTTGATTCCCGCTGCCTCGCGCCGCACCAGTGCCTTTTTGACCCACCCGGTGTTCAACACCCACCACAGTGAGACCGGCATGCTGCGCTACATCCGCATGCTGAGTGACAAGGACTTGGCGCTGGACCGCAGCATGATCCCGCTGGGCTCCTGCACCATGAAGCTCAACGCGACCAGCGAGATGATCCCCATCACCTGGCCCGAGTTCGCCAATATCCACCCCTTCGCACCCGCCGACCAGCGCGAGGGCTATGCCGAGCTGGACGCCCAACTGCGCGCCTGGCTGTGCGCCGCCACCGGCTACGCGGGCATCAGCCTGCAGCCCAACGCCGGTAGCCAGGGCGAATACGCCGGCTTACTGGTCATCAAGGCCTACCACGAAGCCCGTGGCCAGGGCCACCGCAACATCTGCCTGATCCCCAGCAGCGCACACGGCACCAACCCTGCCAGCGCCATGATGGTCGGCATGACCGTCGTTGTGACCAAGTGCGATGACAACGGCAACGTGGACATGGCTGACTTGCAAGCCAAGTGCGAGCAGCACAGCGCCAACCTGGCGGCAGTGATGATCACCTACCCCAGCACCCATGGTGTGTTTGAAACCTCGGTTAAAGAGCTGTGCGCTTTGGTGCACCAGCACGGTGGCCGTGTGTATGTGGACGGCGCCAACATGAACGCGCTGGTCGGCACTGCGGCCCCCGGTGAATTTGGCGGTGACGTGAGCCACCTGAACCTGCACAAGACCTTCTGCATCCCCCACGGCGGTGGCGGCCCCGGCGTAGGCCCTGTGTGCGTGGTGGAAGACCTGGTGCCTTACCTGCCCGGCCATGCCACCGGCGGTGTCCCCGGCACCGGTGCCGTCAGTGCGGCACCTTTGGGCAATGCCGCTGTGCTGCCCATCAGCTGGATGTACTGCCGCATGATGGGCCCGGATGGCCTGCAGCAAGCCACCGAAGTCGCCATCCTGAGCGCCAACTACATCAGTGCCCGCCTGGCTGACCACTACCCCACGCTGTACGCATCGGCCAACGGGCACGTCGCCCACGAGTGCATTCTGGATTTGCGCCACTTCAAGGAAACCTGCGGCGTGATGGCCGAAGACGTGGCTAAGCGCCTGATGGACTATGGCTTCCACGCCCCCACGTTGTCCTTCCCCGTGCCCAACACCTTGATGGTGGAGCCCACCGAGAGCGAGACGCTGGCCGAGCTGGACCGATTCATCGACGCCATGATCGCCATCCGAGGCGAAATTGCGCAAGTCGAGGGCGGTGTCTGGCCCCAGGACAACAACCCCTTGAAGCACGCTCCCCACACCGCTGCCAGTGTGATTGGCGCCGCGTGGGACCGCCCTTACAGCCGTGAGGTTGGCGCCTTCCCGGTAGCGACCTTGAAGGCGGCCAAATACTGGCCGACGGTGGGCCGGGTAGACAACGTGTATGGCGATCGCAACCTCTTCTGTAGCTGCGTGCCAGTGGCGGATTACGCCAGCGCATAA
- the gcvH gene encoding glycine cleavage system protein GcvH, with product MSIKYTADHEWLQVEGDIATVGITHHAQDALGDVVFVDLPAVGASIDAKAVAGVVESVKAAADVYMPVTGEILEVNETLRDDPSLANTDPLGAGWFFKVKLANLAELEGLMDETSYTAFSANA from the coding sequence ATGTCTATCAAATACACAGCCGATCACGAATGGCTCCAGGTCGAAGGCGATATCGCCACCGTCGGCATCACCCACCACGCGCAGGATGCGCTGGGCGACGTGGTGTTTGTGGATCTGCCCGCCGTGGGCGCCAGCATTGACGCCAAGGCCGTGGCCGGCGTGGTCGAGTCCGTGAAGGCGGCTGCTGACGTGTACATGCCCGTGACGGGCGAGATCCTTGAGGTCAACGAAACCCTGCGCGATGACCCTTCGCTGGCCAACACCGATCCGTTGGGTGCTGGCTGGTTCTTCAAGGTCAAGCTGGCCAACCTAGCCGAACTCGAAGGCCTGATGGACGAAACCAGCTACACCGCGTTTTCCGCCAACGCTTAA
- the gcvT gene encoding glycine cleavage system aminomethyltransferase GcvT — translation MSASDTTLLTTPLSALHIELGARMVPFAGYSMPVQYPAGLMAEHHHTRKAAGLFDVSHMGQLRLSGPDACAAFESLMPVDVIDLPVGKQRYGLLLTEEGTIIDDLMFFKKAQDELFVIVNGACKAGDIAHIQAKIGSRCQVTPLPDYALLALQGPQAVTALARLAPGVEKLVFMTGGDFTVDTGTQKINVFLTRSGYTGEDGFEISVHNEHAEALARALLAQPEVQPIGLGARNSLRLEAGLCLYGNDIDTTTTPVEASLNWAIQKVRRTGGAREGGFPGATKILAALADSTGASGTKGTKKRVGLIAQERIPVREHTELQDGAGNRIGEVTSGLLGPTINQCVAMGYIDASSAALGTPVVAIVRGKAVPMVVSAMPFVPTNYYRG, via the coding sequence ATGTCCGCTTCTGACACAACCTTGTTAACCACGCCGCTCAGCGCATTGCACATAGAGCTGGGCGCCCGCATGGTGCCGTTTGCCGGTTACTCCATGCCGGTTCAGTACCCCGCCGGCCTGATGGCCGAACACCACCACACCCGCAAAGCCGCCGGCCTGTTTGACGTGTCCCACATGGGCCAGCTGCGCCTGAGCGGCCCGGACGCCTGCGCGGCGTTTGAGAGCCTGATGCCGGTGGACGTGATCGACCTGCCCGTGGGCAAACAGCGCTACGGCCTGTTGCTCACCGAAGAGGGCACGATCATCGATGACCTGATGTTCTTCAAGAAGGCGCAAGACGAACTCTTCGTCATCGTCAACGGTGCTTGCAAGGCGGGGGATATCGCCCACATCCAAGCCAAGATCGGCAGCCGCTGCCAGGTCACCCCCCTGCCCGACTACGCACTGCTGGCCCTCCAAGGCCCCCAGGCGGTGACCGCGCTGGCCCGCTTGGCCCCCGGCGTAGAAAAACTGGTGTTTATGACGGGTGGTGACTTCACCGTTGATACCGGCACCCAGAAAATCAACGTGTTCCTCACCCGCAGCGGCTACACCGGTGAAGACGGTTTTGAGATCTCGGTCCACAACGAGCACGCCGAAGCCCTGGCCCGCGCCCTGCTGGCACAGCCCGAAGTACAGCCCATCGGCCTGGGTGCCCGCAACTCCCTGCGCCTGGAAGCCGGCTTGTGCCTGTATGGCAACGACATTGACACCACCACCACGCCGGTAGAAGCCAGCCTGAACTGGGCCATCCAGAAAGTGCGCCGCACTGGTGGTGCGCGCGAAGGCGGATTCCCCGGCGCTACAAAAATCCTAGCTGCTCTCGCAGATTCCACGGGCGCCAGCGGCACAAAAGGCACCAAAAAGCGGGTGGGCCTGATTGCGCAGGAGCGCATTCCGGTGCGCGAGCACACTGAGCTGCAAGACGGCGCGGGTAACCGTATCGGCGAAGTCACCAGCGGCTTGCTCGGCCCCACCATCAACCAGTGCGTGGCCATGGGCTACATCGACGCCTCGTCGGCAGCTTTGGGCACCCCCGTGGTGGCCATCGTGCGCGGCAAGGCTGTGCCCATGGTGGTCAGCGCAATGCCCTTTGTGCCCACGAACTATTACCGCGGCTGA
- a CDS encoding lysophospholipid acyltransferase family protein codes for MFSVPALKILGLKMRLETEGLKTQPNPFVIVANHQSNWDLFVLGCAVPRRTVSLGKKSLKWIPFFGQIYWLAGNILIDRGNAVKAKAAMLHTTAVMQEQDTSIWVFAEGTRNLGRGMLPFKKGAFQMAINAGVPIVPLCCSNYKKTMRLNRWNSGNIIVKTLAPIPTTGMTLDDMPALMEQCRAQMEACIAELDARAAAL; via the coding sequence ATGTTTTCAGTCCCCGCGCTGAAGATTCTGGGCCTGAAGATGCGCCTGGAGACGGAGGGCTTGAAAACCCAGCCCAACCCCTTTGTGATCGTGGCCAACCACCAGTCCAACTGGGACTTGTTTGTACTGGGTTGCGCGGTGCCACGGCGCACGGTGTCACTGGGCAAAAAGAGCTTGAAGTGGATTCCCTTTTTCGGCCAGATTTACTGGTTGGCCGGCAACATCCTGATCGATCGGGGTAACGCAGTCAAAGCCAAAGCGGCCATGTTGCACACCACAGCGGTGATGCAGGAGCAGGACACTTCAATCTGGGTGTTTGCCGAAGGCACCCGCAACCTCGGCCGGGGCATGCTGCCGTTCAAAAAGGGCGCCTTCCAGATGGCCATTAACGCTGGCGTGCCCATCGTGCCGCTGTGTTGCAGCAACTACAAAAAGACCATGCGCCTGAACCGCTGGAACAGCGGCAACATCATCGTCAAGACACTGGCACCCATTCCCACCACGGGCATGACTCTGGACGACATGCCTGCCCTGATGGAGCAGTGCAGGGCGCAAATGGAAGCGTGCATCGCCGAGCTGGACGCCCGCGCCGCCGCACTGTGA
- a CDS encoding alpha/beta hydrolase family protein, producing MNSQLAMKAHQPMNTPESLTLTTRDGYTLQALRYTAVGPLRGHLVVAGATGVPQLFYKNFAIFAAQQGYTTLTVDYRGIGLSKPAALRGFQMDYLDWAFHDVAAAVDAMADDTVPLFMVGHSFGGHAFGLLPNHDKVARFYTFATGAGWHGWMPRAEQFKVLLMWHVIGPLLTRWKGYLAWSKLQMGEDLPLGVYRDWKRWCKFPRYFFDDPGMPHVAGLFGRVRTPIIAANATDDLWAPPASRDAFMAAYSNTTVSKVDIHPGQQGIGPIGHMGYFRRQAQPLWNDVLTWFGEHQTAR from the coding sequence ATGAATTCCCAGCTCGCCATGAAAGCCCACCAGCCCATGAACACACCAGAGTCACTGACACTCACAACCCGCGACGGTTATACGTTGCAAGCCCTGCGTTACACCGCAGTAGGCCCTCTGCGCGGGCATCTGGTGGTCGCAGGTGCCACTGGCGTTCCGCAGTTGTTTTACAAGAACTTCGCAATCTTCGCTGCACAGCAGGGCTACACCACTCTGACGGTGGACTACCGCGGCATAGGCCTCTCCAAACCGGCTGCTCTGCGCGGCTTTCAGATGGACTATCTGGATTGGGCTTTTCACGATGTTGCAGCTGCGGTAGACGCTATGGCGGATGACACCGTTCCTCTGTTCATGGTGGGGCACTCGTTCGGTGGCCATGCATTCGGCCTGCTCCCCAACCACGACAAGGTCGCGCGGTTTTATACCTTTGCCACCGGGGCGGGCTGGCACGGCTGGATGCCACGTGCCGAGCAATTCAAGGTGCTGCTGATGTGGCACGTTATCGGCCCGCTGCTCACCCGCTGGAAGGGCTATCTGGCCTGGAGCAAGCTCCAGATGGGCGAGGACTTGCCACTAGGCGTTTACCGGGACTGGAAGCGCTGGTGCAAGTTTCCGCGCTACTTCTTTGATGACCCCGGCATGCCGCATGTGGCCGGTTTGTTCGGGCGGGTGCGCACCCCCATCATCGCGGCCAATGCGACCGATGACCTTTGGGCGCCACCCGCGTCACGCGATGCCTTTATGGCCGCCTACAGCAACACCACCGTGAGCAAGGTGGACATCCACCCCGGTCAACAGGGCATAGGGCCCATCGGCCACATGGGCTACTTCCGCAGACAGGCACAGCCTTTGTGGAACGACGTGCTGACTTGGTTCGGCGAGCATCAGACTGCCCGCTGA
- a CDS encoding TetR/AcrR family transcriptional regulator, producing MATHNPPPPIADNIPAPTRDRLIAAMLNALRRTGFHGVGLSELLSEAGAPKGVMYHHFPGGKSELAIAAINLVVGQITGGLAKLMQRHADPADALQAWMTSAQKLLAGSGYQQGCPLASMASESTPEDIAIRKALAKGFAHIREQLGMALENAGVAPTRSANLAALMVSAYEGALIQARVAGQVDAMQNTTDALVDLIRLSIASKP from the coding sequence ATGGCCACTCACAACCCACCACCACCCATTGCCGACAACATCCCCGCCCCCACAAGGGACCGGCTGATTGCTGCGATGCTGAATGCCCTGCGACGCACCGGCTTTCATGGTGTGGGCTTGAGTGAGCTTTTGTCAGAAGCCGGTGCCCCAAAAGGGGTGATGTACCACCACTTCCCCGGTGGCAAGTCGGAATTGGCCATTGCCGCGATCAACCTCGTGGTCGGCCAGATCACCGGAGGACTGGCAAAGCTCATGCAACGACATGCGGATCCCGCAGATGCTTTGCAGGCATGGATGACATCCGCCCAGAAACTGCTGGCTGGCAGCGGCTACCAGCAAGGTTGCCCGCTGGCCTCTATGGCCTCGGAATCGACACCGGAAGACATCGCCATTCGGAAGGCCTTGGCAAAGGGCTTCGCCCATATTCGCGAGCAGCTAGGCATGGCTTTGGAAAACGCCGGAGTCGCCCCTACCCGGAGCGCCAACCTTGCGGCGTTGATGGTGTCTGCGTACGAAGGCGCCCTCATCCAGGCCCGCGTGGCCGGGCAGGTGGACGCCATGCAAAACACCACCGACGCACTGGTGGACTTGATTCGTCTGAGCATCGCATCCAAACCATGA
- a CDS encoding electron transfer flavoprotein-ubiquinone oxidoreductase, whose amino-acid sequence MTNQEILAQFGPRESMEYDVVVVGGGPGGLATAIRLKQLAAEKGTDVSVVVLEKGSEPGAHILSGAIMDPKALTELIPDWKALGAPLNQPVTDDAYIFLSEKSGFRVPNMVLPPFAHNDGNYIISLGAVTKWLAEQAESLGVEIFPGFTAAEVLYNDDGSVKGVATGNMGVGKDGEPMESFQLGMELLGKYTVFAEGARGHLGKQLIAKYKLDEGRDPQSFGIGIKELWEIDPSRHKPGFVMHTAGWPMESDTYGGAFLYHLEGNKVALGFVTGLGYSNPYLSPFEEFQRWKTHPNVRYYFENDKGEITGKRLSYGARAINASGINALPKTVFPGGCLVGCNAGYLNVGRIKGSHAAIKTGMLAAEAAYDAVVDGRQHDELIAYPEAFEKSWLHTELNKDRNFKNWFKYGLTTATLMNGFEQFVLRGHIPWTLRRDKPDHAYLKPAAECKPIVYPKPDGKLTFDRLSSVFISNTNHEEQQPAHLTLKDASVPVNINLAKYAGPEVRYCPAGVYEFVKNEDNTDRLQINAQNCVHCKTCDIKDPTQNIVWVTPEGGGGPNYAGM is encoded by the coding sequence ATGACAAACCAGGAAATACTGGCTCAATTCGGCCCCCGTGAATCCATGGAATACGACGTGGTCGTCGTTGGCGGAGGCCCCGGCGGTCTGGCTACAGCGATCCGCCTCAAACAGCTGGCGGCCGAGAAAGGCACCGATGTTTCGGTGGTCGTACTCGAAAAAGGCTCTGAGCCCGGCGCACACATTTTGTCCGGCGCGATCATGGACCCCAAAGCGCTGACGGAACTGATTCCCGACTGGAAGGCCTTGGGCGCCCCCCTGAACCAGCCGGTAACTGACGACGCCTACATTTTCTTGAGCGAAAAGTCTGGCTTTCGCGTGCCCAACATGGTGCTGCCGCCCTTCGCGCACAACGATGGCAACTACATCATCAGCCTGGGCGCTGTCACCAAATGGCTCGCAGAGCAAGCGGAGAGTCTGGGCGTGGAAATCTTCCCCGGCTTCACTGCGGCTGAAGTGCTTTACAACGACGATGGCTCTGTCAAGGGTGTGGCCACCGGCAACATGGGGGTGGGCAAAGACGGTGAGCCGATGGAAAGCTTCCAGCTCGGTATGGAGCTGCTGGGCAAATACACCGTGTTTGCTGAAGGCGCCCGCGGCCACTTGGGCAAACAGCTCATCGCCAAATACAAGCTTGACGAGGGTCGCGACCCGCAAAGCTTCGGCATCGGCATCAAGGAGTTGTGGGAAATCGACCCCAGCCGCCACAAGCCCGGCTTTGTGATGCACACCGCCGGCTGGCCCATGGAGTCCGACACCTACGGTGGCGCCTTTTTGTACCACCTCGAGGGCAACAAAGTCGCTCTGGGCTTTGTCACCGGCTTGGGCTACAGCAACCCCTACCTCAGCCCGTTTGAAGAGTTCCAGCGCTGGAAGACTCACCCGAATGTGCGTTACTACTTCGAGAACGACAAAGGTGAAATCACCGGCAAACGCCTGTCTTATGGCGCTCGCGCCATCAACGCAAGTGGCATCAATGCCCTGCCCAAAACGGTATTCCCCGGTGGCTGCCTGGTCGGCTGCAATGCAGGCTATCTGAACGTTGGTCGTATCAAGGGCAGCCACGCCGCCATCAAGACCGGCATGCTGGCCGCAGAAGCGGCTTATGACGCCGTGGTGGACGGACGCCAGCACGACGAGCTGATCGCTTACCCCGAAGCGTTTGAAAAGAGCTGGCTGCACACCGAACTGAACAAAGACCGCAACTTCAAAAACTGGTTCAAGTACGGCCTGACCACCGCGACGCTGATGAACGGTTTTGAACAATTCGTGCTGCGCGGACACATCCCTTGGACCCTGCGCCGCGACAAGCCCGACCATGCTTACCTCAAGCCCGCAGCCGAGTGCAAGCCCATCGTCTACCCCAAACCGGACGGCAAGCTCACCTTCGACCGCTTGAGCAGCGTGTTCATCAGCAACACCAACCACGAAGAGCAGCAACCCGCGCATTTGACACTCAAGGACGCCTCGGTGCCTGTGAACATCAACTTGGCCAAGTACGCGGGCCCCGAAGTCCGCTACTGCCCGGCCGGTGTGTATGAGTTCGTCAAGAACGAAGACAACACCGACCGCTTGCAGATCAACGCCCAGAACTGTGTGCACTGCAAGACCTGCGACATCAAAGACCCGACCCAGAACATCGTCTGGGTCACACCCGAAGGCGGTGGCGGACCCAACTACGCTGGCATGTAA
- a CDS encoding SDR family oxidoreductase: protein MAYSIDLSGRIAFITGASGGLGAQFARTLSAAGAAVVLASRRIDKLKDLRAEIEGQGGDAHVIELDVTDHDSIKSAVAHAETEVGSIDILINNSGVSTTQRLQDVSPEDYDFMFDTNVKGAFFVAQEVGKRMLARAKGAAPGSYTGGRIINIASMAGLRVLPQIGVYCMSKAAVIQMTKAQALEWGKFGINVNALCPGYIDTEINHHHWQTESGQKLVQMLPRKRIGHPTDLDAMLVTLCSDQSHFINGAVIAADDGFGI from the coding sequence ATGGCTTACAGCATCGATCTTTCCGGGCGAATTGCATTCATCACAGGTGCTTCCGGCGGGCTGGGGGCGCAGTTTGCCCGCACCTTGTCGGCAGCCGGTGCCGCGGTCGTGTTGGCCAGCCGCCGCATCGACAAGCTCAAAGACTTGCGCGCCGAAATAGAGGGGCAGGGCGGTGACGCCCATGTCATCGAATTGGATGTGACCGACCACGATTCGATCAAGTCGGCGGTGGCCCATGCCGAGACGGAAGTGGGCTCTATTGACATCCTCATCAACAACTCCGGGGTGAGCACTACGCAGCGCTTGCAGGATGTGAGTCCGGAAGACTACGACTTCATGTTTGATACAAACGTCAAGGGTGCCTTTTTTGTAGCCCAGGAAGTCGGCAAACGCATGCTGGCTCGCGCAAAAGGTGCAGCACCCGGCAGCTATACCGGCGGGCGCATCATCAACATCGCGTCCATGGCGGGTCTGAGGGTGTTGCCCCAGATTGGGGTGTATTGCATGAGCAAAGCGGCGGTGATCCAGATGACCAAGGCCCAGGCGCTGGAGTGGGGCAAGTTCGGGATTAATGTCAACGCGCTGTGCCCGGGTTACATCGACACCGAGATTAACCACCACCATTGGCAGACTGAAAGCGGGCAGAAATTGGTGCAAATGCTACCGCGCAAGCGCATCGGCCACCCCACCGACTTGGACGCCATGTTGGTGACTCTGTGTTCTGACCAGAGTCACTTTATTAACGGAGCCGTGATTGCGGCGGATGATGGATTTGGAATATGA